The Sabethes cyaneus chromosome 3, idSabCyanKW18_F2, whole genome shotgun sequence DNA window ttcctcgcagtaaagtagaaaacaactcccatcattacttagcctgataaaataaagcggatagcattttagcggctcccgatctcgaagagatccggcaagaaatcggtctgctgaagaataatagagccgccggaaaggaccgactcccggctgaactctataaaaatgaccaagaaccgctagcaactgcacttcactggctgatttcaaggatttgggaagaagagaaactaccggaggagtggatggaagccgtagtctgtcccatctacaaaaagggcgaccggctagactgctgtgactaccgcggcattacgctggtcaacgccgcctacaaggtgctctcccagattttgttgcgtcgtctatccccaatagcaagagaattcgtagggcagcatcgggcgggctttatgggggcccgtgctactacagatcaaatttttaATCTCCGactaatcctccagaaatgtcgagggtacaacgtgctcacgcatcatattttcgtggatttcagagcagcatacgataccgttgaacgcgtacagctatggcagataatgcacgagtacggttttccggacaaactgacgcggctgatcaaagctactctggaacgagtgatgtgctacgtgcgcgtttcggggacactctcaagccctttcgaatcgcgcagagggttacggcaagggaatggactgtcctgtatgttattcaatcgACATCGacacgagaggaacgatcttctgcaagagtagccaactcctagtctttgcagacgacctcgacatcattactagaaaccgtgggacggcggaggcaatctacgccagactagaaacggaggctaggaggatacggctacaaattaatgcgtcgaaaaccaaatatatggtaggaagagactcccgagaaaataacgtttgcctcctacagacagtgactattgacggcgatgaactggaagtggttgatgagtgtgtatatttggaatctctttGGAAtcgcacaaagctaacgatgtacaaaacgctaataagaccggtagtcctctacggacttgagacagtaactttgacatacgtgcacttaccgtttttgaacgtaaggtgttgcggactatttctggcggagtacaaatggacagcggagagtggcggagacgtaagaatcacgagctacaggtactgcttggcgagattcccatcgtacacctaccCTGGCGaaggttgggagactacggtggtccgaccacgtcgcaaggatgccggacaacggtgtagtgaaatccgttctcttcaaaaaccccaccgatACCAGGAagagaggggctcaacgtgctagatggctcgaccaggttcaagtcgacttgcgtgtgtcgagacgcgcaacgaattggtgacgagtagctcaggagaagaattcttgatacggcaagagccaccccggctgtcggctgaataagtaagtaaagtacGTATTAGTCTGCCAGTAACCTGAAATTATTTCACTGCAAATTAAGAGTAGTTTTAAAATACCTGTTATTAGTTATTGATTCCAGAATACCTAGCTGAAAATAAAGACAAACTTTGGTTTACCACTATTAATGGTACACCCACTATTGGCGTGGTTTATTTACTTAACGCAAATCATAACCAAGGACGGACACTCATGGATACGAACCTACTAATTGagcataaaattaaaaacacatGCTCACTGTTAAATCAACTGTTGCAAAGAGTAGAAAATTGGCAGTCTTTATACTCAAAAACTACAATTAACATCAGCAAGTCAATAATTTTGTCACAATATCGAAACTGAAATAgaatcaataaaaattgataaataaaattaaacgaTATATTGTGACCCAATAAAACAACTTTGGAGAAAATGgacttttaaaaaataaattgaaatctgGAGTAAGCAGACTTAAAATCCCGAACCAAGACAGAAACAAattacaaaacgaatttaatAGAGACAAACTACAGTCTGGCAAACCATTTAAAAATAGAACATCATCATCAATTTAGCTATTCCGAATTCTAGAATTTCGGCTTTTAATTTCCCATTTTTTTCTCCACTTCCCAGTTATAAGTTTtccgttttttaatttttcattttttaacacCGCATTTTCTAATTCCGCACTATTTTAATCCGCATTTTATTTCGCATgtgattgcctcattttttaTTCTCCTATCTTATTGTACTTCTTGTAAGGGAGTAAATTACTTAATTTTTTGTTCCGCATTTTTCTGTTTCGCATTTTTTTGTTCTGCATTTTTCAACTCCGTATATCTATTCAGCATTCATTTTCCCGTCTTTGTCTAGTCTgccattttttaattttgccattttttcattccatcaatttttcaattccGTCATTTCATTATTCGGCCGTCTTTTCATTCCACCATTTAGGgaaatgtccccggttatgaaacaggttttgttttttgaacatagcttttgatcggatcaaccaattttaaatctttttgaagcattggaaagtttaaacgtatacctatctttttactaaacgaagtatatggtttttgtttaaaacacaaaagttatagcaaaaattcaaaacatggttttttgtggCTCAAAAAAAGTGGCCCCTGTTGTGAAGCACCTCGCGAAATCgtgggaaaagaaaagaaaataaagaaataccgaaggaaaatcaaaaattaaaatcatttattcatggaaaatattaaaattacaaAATCATCGATCAATTTCAtcgtttaaccctctaacgggcaacatcgtaaaaacgatgcgatcaagcttatgactattttatcatgaaagtacactcaaaataaccttaagttctgattttcatgcaaaaataattatctggatcagcgccaggttagaaaaagtccaatttctcttttcgtttctcatgtctaacgctctacccagatattttttcaattcagatatattataaaattgaaataaaacatgAAATTTACTTATAGAAAAACTTTAAGgtaaatcattttgttctagatgtcctttttcgtcaaaagtaaaaaagggaatattggcgcaataattattttcgaaatttttcggaatttttgtttttgaaagaggataacttttgaatgcatagtcagaatgttgtgatattgatatcaaaatgttaagaaatttgttctgaacacattttgcatattttcaattcaaaacaaatttcgtatgtggctctggagctccaaaagcgaaggccgtctacagacggtcttacccgttagagggttaatcatctaaatctgaatcgcaatgaatgcatgtaaaaaagcaagcaGTCATATTGGTGCATTTGAAATGCACTGGCCTGTTACATGTATTACAAGGAATTTGGTTTTGCTGAACCTAAATGAATCATACTGTCATAAAGACTCATAATGCCCCAATCAAAGTAATGTATGATCaatgaagtataaaataattgattttctagatgtttcacaacaggggaactcaactgtttcataaccggggctgtggccatattgcaaaaaaattatattataatttttgagtcaattattttccctaaaatttgtttgtgtgatgaaatagaggctCAAAACTAAGCTTATATGCCTTTACCTGACCTTTCTTAttccatttggtacacaaaataatcaattgcaaaacatgcgaaaaaacttttttgggtgttttttcgAACAAGTTGGGAGAAAGCATTGTAAATATTGAAGTTTGACcattgtttgctcaaaagttatattactatgagactaaacgttggtagtaacttgacagcactaggataataaaaacgttgAATTAAAAActacgggtgtttcacaaccggggccgtttcacaacaggggacaatcccctatataaaccactaatatttttttatccCGCTATTTGTCATTCCGCAATTTTTTTCATCCGCCATATGTTCATTCCGCTATGTCTTCACTCGGCATTTTTTATTCGGTATTTTtcctttgaagtttttcaatgACCATCAGCAAAATGCAGAATAAAAAAGTTAACTAAAAATGCAGACTGAAATATGAAATTATTCCAGAGGCTTGCATAACATTTTTCATTCGGCATTTTTCAGCCACCGTTTTTAATTCGGTATTTTCCATTCGGCGTTTTTTTAACCCGACATTTTCCACTCGATATTTTTTAATCAGCATTTTTAAGTCGATTGTTTTCAGCATCTTTCATTCGATATTTTACATTCCGCATTTTTAATTCAGCATTTTTTACTTCACATTTTGTTAGTTTGGATTTTTCATTTAACATTTTTCAAACAGAATATGTCATTCGGCATTTTTAACTCGCCATATCTCACTCGGCATGTCTCAGGTAATAAGTTTTATTCGGTATTCTTCACTCGGTCTTTTTTTCTCAGCATTTTTCATTCGACATTTTGCATTCAGGTCTTGACTCTGATACTTCTCACTCGATTTATATCATTCGGTATTTTTTATTCGGAGCTTTTCAGTCAACATTTTTGCGTTCGACATTTTCACTTGGAATTTTTCTGTCAGCATTTTctcttgaaatatttcattcggaATTTTCCAGTTAGCATTATTCATGCGGCCAGTTTATTTGACATTTTTCATTCAACATACTTCATTCATCACTTTCCAATACgcatttttattgcaaaatttctcACTCCAATTTTTTCCGGTATTTTTAATTGGTCATTTTTCAGACAGCTGGTTTCATTTGACATTTTCCATTCGGCATTTTTAATTCAACTCGAGTTTTAACTCGGTCCTTTCCTCTCGGTATTTTTCATTCAGCATTATTATATTAATATTTCTCACTCGATATTTATCATTCAGTATTTTGGATCCGGCATTTTTATTTCTGTATTTTTGTATTCGACATTTTTAATTCGGCATTTTTCAATACCGAATAAATGCTTAAAATATTCCTAGTGAAAATTTCCAATGCGAAATGCTCACTAAAAATGCCGAATGAAAAACAGTATGAAAAACAccgaacaaaaatattttcattctcGATTTTCATTCAACATTTTTTCCGCCGGCTGTTTTCGAGGAGCATATTTCAGTCGACATGTTCCATTCGTTATATCCCTTATACTTATATATCTCAACATTATTTCATTTCTCCGTTTTTTGTTCCTAGTATTTCATTCCGCAACTTTTTCATTCCGCCATTTTTCTCATCCGCCATATTTTTATACCGCCATATTTGGACTCGGAATTTTTCATTCgacattttttccatgtgtggactcatcactgcaacCACTATCATTgaactattgtgatatcgcccgggtgtttgctgtacgacctgcactgcatttctttttgctctaatcgctattgagtgagcgatatgcttattaagctttttatgcgtgcttgtgtgtacttgggtttacccttcctttgtTCTACTTTATCCATTCGTTCCTCGGTGCCAGTACTCAGTACtttcccatattatagccgtctctggcgaggactcattcgttcctctgaccagtacacttaactataggagggacttttgcactgtcaagaggctttagCCTCTAGGCTTTTAGGTATTattgaattcagcatgaagcaagggtaaatgaggggcctgagaataaacccatactGAGCAGACTCGGTAGCCTTGCGGAAGGGGCCCCGTTCCGTAAATGCATCAGTAAAATCAGTAAAATAAAAAGGCTAACTAAAAGCActgactggaaaatataaaacTGAACAGTGTTTTCAGTCCTCGACATGTTTCATTCAGCACTTTCCATTCATTCTCTTTGATTTCGATATTTTTTACTCGATATTTTCAATTCGACGTTTTTGCAGACAGCatttctcgaccaacatgtcaaaaggtccaaggtacaaatgagagattctctttgcgtctcctctcttatgcttattacggcggcataaatgcatttcaacccaattttttcTTAAGGATTAGCTAGCCAACAGTGCCACAGTGTCATTTGTCATTCTGTATTTTTCACTCGCCGTTTTCCATTCGGCATTTTCTTTTGACATTTCTTACTCAGCATTCCTCAGGGGGCAATTTTTATTTGGCTCTTTTTCTCTCGGCATTTTTAAGTCAGCATTTTTTATTCGTCATTTTTCATTCAGTCTCTTTATTTCGCAATTTCTCACTCGATATTTGTCATTCGGCATTTCTCAGTTCGCATTTTTTGTAGTCGAAATTTTTTACTTGGCagtttaaatacatttttttaatactGAATTAAAAATTACCTTATGAAAAAACCCAAATAAAAATCCTCAGTGAAAAATGTCGAATGAAAAATACCgaataaaaatattatcatTCTACGTTTTTTATTCCgccttttttgctatttttagcTCTTTTAATTaccatttttccgttttttatgCACTGATTTCCAttcgactttttttttcaattcagcaTTTTTCATTTGGTGTTTTGCAATCAACATTTTTCAGTTCAGCGTTTTTAATTTAACACCAACATTTTACATTCGgcatttttttcaattcgatAATTTTTCTAAGCATTTTCTCTCTCGGAATTTTTCACTCAATATTTTGCAGACAGCATTCTTCATTCGGCATTTTAAATTCAGCCTCTTTATTTCGATATTTCTCATTCAATAGTTTCCATTGggcattttattttaattggaCAATTTTTCTTGGTATTTTTCTCTCGGCATTTTTCATTCGGTATTTTTAAGTCAGTATTTTTCATTCAGCCTGTTTATTTCGATATTTTTCACTCGATATTTTTTATTCGGTATTTTGACTTGGCGCCATCAGCCCgcatttttctttttaaatttttgcattGGACACTTttcacaatttgacatttttcaaTGCCGAATAAAAAATGCCTAGGTTAAAACGCCCAATGAAAAATGTTTAATGGGAAATATCGAATGAAAAACGCAGAATAAAAATATTGTCCTTCTGGTTTCTTTTCAATTTGGCATTTTACCATTCTGTATCTTCACTTCGCATTTTTCATACAAAATTTTCCCTTTAACAGTGTTCAGGAAACAATTTTCATTCGACATATCTTCTTCAGCATTTTTTGTTCGCTATTTCTTATTCAGCCTTATTATTCAATTGCAGCTCACTTTCCTTTAGCACTACAATGACTATGAAAATATTGTATTCTGTCGGCATGTAAATTCCGGCACGCACTGCAAAGTTCTACCACAATGTTTTTGAGTCAGTCAACAGTCGATGaatgtaacaaaaaaaaatagaaacgcTGACCGCCGCAAATTAAATCGTCACTTACTTACTGCCAGTCTGACGAAGATGTTTACTTTAACACGTGCTCCGTGTATATAAAATTATGCAATTATCCTCCATTAACAGTATAGCTTCGCAGTGATTAAGCACTCTTCGCAATTTTTTTCGGACTTCATCTACGGTACTGAAACAGCCAGCGGGAAGGGGGTCATCTTTCCACTAGGCTAGGTCGGTACCAGCTAGCATCGGATTTTCTAGTCTAAGAGTAGCTCAGTTCGGAAGATGATTGTGACGGCTGTGGTGGCTTTACTGTGCGTGGCAGGAGCGTACGCTTCCTTCCTGTGGTTGTTCCACTATATTTTGGCGCCTCTGTGCGGGATTGTGTGCGGTTCGATTCGCTGTCTGCTGCTGCGGGAGAAACTCTACGATCGCTACGGACCGTGGGCGGTTGTCACCGGAGCCACCGATGGAATTGGTAAATGTTATGCGGAAATTTTGGCCCGAAAAGGGTTGAATATCTTGTTGATCTCCCGGACGGAGTCCAAACTGATTAAGGTGGCCTATGAGATCGAACAAAAGTACGGAGTTAAAACCAGGTGGATTGCGATTGATTTCTCCAACGGGCCGGAGATTTACGATAAAATACGGGAGCAGCTTGTTGGGTTCGAAATTGGAATGCTGGGTGAGTGAATGAGTGAGAGTGATTGTTGTGTTCCGCTTAGATGATGTTCTTCCTTGTGCCTTAGTGAACAACGTGGGATTCCTGCCCCAGCTTGGGTTATTCGATCGGATGCTTGAGTCGGACCTGCTGGACTTGATTCACATTAACATGATGTCAATGGCAATGATGACAAGAATCGTCCTACCCGGGATGAAGGCTCGCCGGAAGGGAATTGTGATCAACATCGCATCGACTTCCGCTACCGTGCCGTCACCATACATGGCAGCCTACGGAGCCACCAAGTCGTTCATGAACAGTTTGAGTTTGGCTCTGCAGGAAGAACTGCGAGGATCCGGCGTTGAATGTCAGCTGGTGACGCCGGCCATGGTCAAGACGAATCTCAGTGCAACATTCTACGACAAAATGCCCTGGTACGTGTTTGTGCTGAGTGCAGAGCAGGTTGCCAAGAACGGAGTGTTTCTGATTGGAAAGAGCTGGCACACTTGTGGGCATTGGTTCCACTGTTTACAGGTAAGTGTAAATGGAATTTAACTCTTATCGACTAGTGCAAAAATTGTGTGGAATTGTtcaaaaattattgagttaCAAACGTCATACCCCGACAATCGCTATGTCAACTTCGGAAATAGAAAAATCCAGACGCAATGAAAATACTGCCATTTATTTATGTTATgagaaaaaaagttcaaaaatcctactgaaTTACGTTAAGCGTAGGCATAGCTAGAACCAAAGTAGGCATTAATTTGTTGTCAggataaataatttaaattatttatttgtttacgtCATGGCGTCACCGTGGGTAGGCAGAACCGTTATAATTTTCTTATCAGATTTAAATTGATTCTTAGCGGTGAATAATTGAATCAAACTGTGTATCGTTTACGTTTCCGCTTGCTTAATTTAGTCATTCTCAGTCAGAACTAATATATTAGAGAATTAATTGGTACCTCTAAGCATATAGAACGTTTGGTGTAATCGAAAGTGACATTgcatttagcaaaattgtagtgAAAGTGGTTGTTCGCAACTATTGTTTTGTGCGTATGATGCGACAAGTGGATTCAGATTAGCCATCACCGGAATGGCACCGGAAAAAGTGTAAAACCCGCTTATATAGGGTGTCTTGTCTACGATCACTGCGCTAAACCGAATAACGCGGCTGAGGAGACCATCACCTGTATGGACATTTGCTAGCAAGTCATCCATCCAAAATACATACGATTAAATACGTCTGCTATGAAAGTACTCCACGAGCGCAAGAGTCTCCTCTGAATGTGCGATAAGTGCATAGAGTTAGTGAACGTGATTGTTTTTAAAAAGCCTTTATAGTGTATCCCAGGCTGTTTTATCATTTTACGCAAATGATGGTCAGGCAATTGGGAACATAGGCTCATACGCTGACTGTGGTATTATCCGCCTCCGCGCGGCAATCAAACTATTATGCCAGTAACAAGAATCATTCCGGTCCTGTCCGTGCGGGTGTACAGAACGGGGCTGTCAAAATTCCAGTCCAAGCAAATGCGATAATTCTTATAATAATTTTACCGATAACGCAATCCCCATTTCTAGCTTTGTGCCTGATTCGCAACCGAATTCCTCCAATCCGCTGCTCATTTACTAGCAGAACGTACGTGGACTACGAACCAGAATCGGTGACCTTTTACCTTTCTCATACTACATTACAACACCTGGTCTGTAGAATGATGGCACCTTATGAGATTCACAATTTGTTTGTACCTTGTACCTCTTCCTAGAAAACTTCCTATTTTTACCCTCTGGAACTGCCGACAAGTATTATTCCGTGAAACCGAAGTGCATTTggtcttcgatgaacacctcaaccaaCGGCagtataacagaaggagacacaACGGAAGTAAACCTagaagtgcctacaaacgataacagcgtgcctgctcccgatctcgaagagatccgacagGAAAtcagtcagctgaagaataatctCCCACCAGAACTCCACGAAAATgatcaagaaccgctagcaatggCAATGGACTGAatggtgtggtttgtcccatctacaaaaagggcgattggCTAAATTGTTGTAGttaccgcggtattacgctgttTACCaccacctacaaggtgctctcccagattttgttacgtcgcgtatacccaatagcaagagaattggTAAAGTAGTGCCAGGAGGGTTTCTTGGGGGCCCATGCTACcgcggatcaaatttttgctccccgacaaatcctccataaATATATCCGGAATACAACCGGATTGCCCACACTTCATATTGTCGTGGATTTcacggcagcatacgatacagtcgagcgcgaactgCTATGGCAACGGTTTTCCGGAGAAACTAATGCGGCTGACCAAAGCCCCTGAAGCAAGTGATGTGTTGCTTTTGTTTCGgcagcactctcgagtcctttcgaatcgcgcagagcaTGGGCGTAgtgacgggggggggggggggtttggggTTCAAACCCTTCTTCCCCTTCAGACGAAAATTTGTTTTACACTTTGAAGCTTTAAATTTCTGCTACCAAttgcttagagcacaggaaaatttacggGACCAGTTTTACGATCCTCGTTGTCGTCATCAGTAGCATAgacctcgtgctgtttcaactaGTCGACTGCATGCAACTCAATCTTGTGTTACTCGTCGCCGATCTTCCAGGCGTTTCAGCAGGCTCACTTTGCAAGACCAAGTTGAGTCATCTGTTCTGGGTGCCCGTGGGGTTGTTAAATAGAAACGTTTTCCTTATGACTCCGGTTCCGGTTCACCGTAGTTTACCGTTTGCTTCACCAGATGTCCGATGGTAATCTCCCCAAGTTGTGtctgctgctcgtgattcatatacacgcaaatttaattttacgtccactattatggGACGTAAGAACAATCGGTCAAAAAAagggtggacgttaattcaaattttagacgtaaaacgagacgccattaattcaaattccgtatggggccgtgcactaattacgtaaggcataatggggggagggggtgttccgcgaaatcttacaaattcttatttgggggggaggggggtttaatcatttcttacgtaagattttcacacacgaaaaaattatgaaaaatttacatttttaatagcaactcatgttacttgttacaaaaaattttaaattgatgagttaagttgtgaagtgtcgaaatcctcCATACTGCCAGGAAATGCGAAGCAAaatgctgagtattttagccttgcccaCTCAGGGAAACAACAGTTGGACTACTTGTTCTAGAgccatctgatgtcatcggtttatgctatccagctttccacgagcgataatggtgactgatgggtacaactttctgaagggcacagctcggttttgacattcaatgcaggagcggtaactgcggttactatggaggccactacggttgtttgctggttgagtggaaaaatttaaacattgtttagttttagtAGACCAGCCGATAAGCCTTTGTGACTAttctttgctgaaatattgtcacattgacccaatgcaaagactatttcacaaaatgatagctaagaaagcacaaaaattcgcttctcttcaactaaattcctcttcggctggtccacgaaaactaaacaatgtttaccaaccagcaaacaactgtagtggcttccatagtaaccgcagtaaccgctcctgcattgacTGTCATAACCGAACtgcgcccttcagaaagttgtacccatcagctgCCATTATCCTTCGTGAAAAGTtggattattccaacatatttcgttgcaattgcttatcccaatcccgcaaggcagacgcaaaatcccttatgatatcacgagaaacatttttgcttaaaagtagcttattcatTTAATGTATAGCAGTATCAATGGAACAAGTgtttgataagctactatacaacaaaaatgtttcttggggtGTATTGTTCTTTTGTTCCTAAAGATCTTGAATGCCGCATGtgaccagagtggggtcagtatattgcttcaaaggaaactaCGGGtggtcattacagatctgtacattagacgcaacggagtgccaattccaacataagaccatgtcgcaAGTCAtttagaagaggcaaagaagttctttgtacgctacttgacgaggacacgtgttcGTGTTTagacaagggtaagtcgctgagaacattccgttcacctcattcatagaaattttgttcagtctgtgcctcACTGTGCCGCTGAGGTGCTGATCGTGTGAAACCTGTCAAACTCGCCTGCGCCCAGTCAGACTGTTTTGATAATAAAaaacattggcagggctgcctATTTCTaacaattctatttttaaatttcaaaaagctGGGCCACAGTGTACTatgaactgtgaaatgaatgtaccgcaattaTAATCAATGAGCTAAGTTGGTCCCTAAATTAagcctgcaacaatgttctaagcgacttgtgtttagacgatttagagtggatcaatgcgaattaagtaaacgctagtgagtttctgagcatacgTTCTGTTCCTGAGTGGACcataaagggatttacaacaggtaattgatattgtttgtttttttttattaatttttttgaactttAGTTTAGTTGTAAACCTGTTTaaactttgttgactgtttcaatgttctttcaatttctaattttttaaataaaacttgaattttgatgttttaaaaaatcttactaagattttttatggggggagggggcatttgccaaaatcttacaaaatcttatataggggggaggaggggttcaaaaatgaggaaaaagcccttacgtaattattgcacggcccctatgtaaaaatattgacgcaaaaggaaatcacgtaaaataaatGGACGCAAAAAGAGGTTCTAGTGTACCTCCGCCGCTCTTCGCTTCCAGCTTTTGCTCCGTGAAATATCGTCTACAAGTGCGGGCATGTCCTCCCTGAGTAtcgtcaaatccataaaaac harbors:
- the LOC128739350 gene encoding inactive hydroxysteroid dehydrogenase-like protein 1, with amino-acid sequence MIVTAVVALLCVAGAYASFLWLFHYILAPLCGIVCGSIRCLLLREKLYDRYGPWAVVTGATDGIGKCYAEILARKGLNILLISRTESKLIKVAYEIEQKYGVKTRWIAIDFSNGPEIYDKIREQLVGFEIGMLVNNVGFLPQLGLFDRMLESDLLDLIHINMMSMAMMTRIVLPGMKARRKGIVINIASTSATVPSPYMAAYGATKSFMNSLSLALQEELRGSGVECQLVTPAMVKTNLSATFYDKMPWYVFVLSAEQVAKNGVFLIGKSWHTCGHWFHCLQPASGFITIILDEKFVPFSIFLTAFTTRLTGAELRSSCAGSGVTPNGAGQESTGPRTSI